The stretch of DNA CTGCTTTTTCTTTGTTCACAATTTCCTCCTGTTTTGATTTTCTCATCTCATCACTCAGTAGAGGTTCACGAGTTTGATACTCTCGATACATTGTTTCTATCTGGTCGTATTCCTTGGCAATTTCTTGTCTCCAACGCTCAGCTTGCTGTTCTAGCTCTCGTTGCGCTGTTTCATACTCCTTTACAGAACTCATAATTTTTTCCATATCAACATAAGCAACTTTTGAATATTGAGCCTGTACCGTAGACATCCCTAACATCAATAGTATTATCAGCAATGATAGTTGTTTCATAAACATCTTTTATTTTAATTAGTAATGATTCATAAATTTAAGTAGTAAAAACATGGTATCGTTTTATACCACCAACTCTTCGCAAGAT from Aureispira anguillae encodes:
- a CDS encoding OmpH family outer membrane protein: MKQLSLLIILLMLGMSTVQAQYSKVAYVDMEKIMSSVKEYETAQRELEQQAERWRQEIAKEYDQIETMYREYQTREPLLSDEMRKSKQEEIVNKEKAVRSLQKSRFGPEGELFKKRQSLVKPIQEKVYNVIQKLAKDRKYDFVFTAPDGATLIYAADDKDLTADVIKNLAK